The following proteins are co-located in the Halictus rubicundus isolate RS-2024b chromosome 1, iyHalRubi1_principal, whole genome shotgun sequence genome:
- the LOC143358416 gene encoding uncharacterized protein LOC143358416, protein MLTVMCPNCRHRFPAPGCCEPQSIEKTNGFIHPTTCYYGGLLVPKGYTSGGGCFINAPTIIHSQPIINSFNHPSMAIDLEKPRIDKQKDIFLQRAEKDIRGHGFPIFNQEIDKNQNYGGQITTSCDLTGSSVTITTPNIQSGGCLIQSVNPGILMQTPHMEIRPKLSGGGCFVQKTLPSENQEVSITLSEQKSQQESTERDGRMFLLPPSGCQELPGTRRNVLPQKTDMEASMGNFMGGNSEEKPNLSNFQANAASAMHIQQSSNSEKNGQETDPARNFNCCWNHMDNLCHMKSNNPSVTENRNSVLLDSNPGVQIQVNATVQLPASLGQCTVNITATTANPANSVSSIASKTRNNFNGGGLVQKNEVEDNEEHFEERRDRTPTTPVSWLMPCPWSFDSSVMDRDAARLCEVKRHLQICGWYHEGLSWQQSESLLKKSALGRWLMRDSSDSRYTFAISVQTARGPTSVRVHYFVGQFRLDAEPRLAFAIPLFDCPIKMLEYYVEYSKSVDEHRKEVWVDYSGQLYSEIYLTKPLVKEVRSLSHLARLIVNRYKLPTEHLPPLIKNYLAEYPYTL, encoded by the coding sequence ATGTTGACAGTAATGTGTCCAAACTGTCGCCATCGGTTCCCAGCTCCTGGTTGCTGTGAACCACAAAGCATAGAGAAGACTAATGGATTTATTCACCCGACAACTTGTTACTACGGTGGTCTTCTAGTTCCTAAAGGATACACCAGCGGCGGTGGCTGTTTCATAAATGCTCCCACTATTATTCACAGTCAGCCTATTATTAATTCTTTTAACCATCCATCCATGGCCATTGATTTAGAGAAACCCAGAATCGATAAACAGAAGGATATCTTCCTACAAAGAGCTGAAAAAGACATCAGAGGTCATGGATTTCCAATATTTAATCAAGAAATTGACAAGAACCAGAATTATGGGGGTCAGATCACAACTAGCTGTGATTTAACTGGCAGTAGCGTAACTATAACAACACCGAATATACAATCTGGAGGTTGCTTGATTCAAAGTGTAAATCCTGGTATCCTCATGCAGACACCGCACATGGAAATCCGTCCAAAGTTGTCTGGTGGTGGCTGTTTTGTGCAGAAAACATTACCGTCTGAAAATCAAGAGGTATCAATTACACTTTCAGAACAGAAAAGTCAGCAAGAGAGCACAGAACGAGACGGTAGAATGTTTCTGCTGCCCCCGAGTGGCTGTCAAGAGTTGCCAGGGACTCGAAGGAACGTGTTACCTCAGAAAACGGATATGGAAGCATCGATGGGAAATTTCATGGGTGGAAACTCCGAAGAAAAACCAAATCTGTCCAACTTCCAAGCTAACGCTGCATCAGCCATGCATATTCAACAATCTAGTAATTCTGAGAAGAACGGCCAAGAAACAGACCCAGCAAGGAATTTTAATTGCTGTTGGAATCATATGGATAATCTTTGTCATATGAAATCAAATAATCCGTCGGTGACTGAAAATCGTAATTCTGTGCTGTTGGATTCGAATCCAGGAGTTCAAATCCAAGTAAACGCAACCGTACAGCTTCCTGCCAGTTTAGGACAGTGTACAGTAAATATTACAGCAACTACTGCGAACCCTGCAAATTCTGTGTCAAGTATAGCTTCGAAAACTAGAAACAATTTTAATGGTGGAGGTCTGGTACAAAAGAACGAGGTCGAGGACAACGAAGAACATTTTGAAGAAAGAAGAGACAGAACTCCGACCACACCAGTCTCGTGGCTAATGCCCTGTCCCTGGAGTTTCGATAGTTCTGTGATGGATAGAGACGCGGCTAGACTCTGCGAAGTTAAAAGACATTTGCAAATATGCGGTTGGTACCATGAAGGTCTCAGTTGGCAGCAGAGTGAGAGTTTATTGAAAAAATCTGCACTGGGACGGTGGCTGATGAGAGACAGTTCCGACAGCAGATATACGTTCGCTATATCCGTGCAAACTGCCAGGGGACCTACCTCTGTTCGAGTTCACTATTTCGTAGGACAGTTTCGGTTAGATGCTGAGCCTAGACTTGCTTTTGCTATACCACTTTTTGACTGTCCAATCAAAATGCTAGAATATTACGTGGAATATTCGAAAAGTGTTGACGAGCATAGGAAAGAAGTTTGGGTAGACTATAGCGGCCAACTTTATAGCGAGATTTATTTGACGAAGCCTTTAGTGAAGGAAGTTAGGTCTCTTAGTCATTTAGCCAGGCTGATTGTTAATAGGTACAAATTACCTACCGAACATCTGCCGCCACTAATTAAAAATTATCTTGCAGAATATCCGTATACTCTTTGA